The Clostridium septicum genome contains a region encoding:
- a CDS encoding acyl CoA:acetate/3-ketoacid CoA transferase — protein sequence MYKVKTLKEAINMIKDNSTVAVGGFIGAGHAEEVTLGIEKEYLENGHPRNLTLVYAAGQGDSKERGLNHFGYEGLVKRVIGGHWGLAPKLQKLAIENKIEAYNLPQGTITHLLRDIAAKKIGTLTHVGLKTFVDPRIEGGKLNSKTTEDIVKLVEIDGCERLLYKAFPIDVAIIKATFADERGNLSLQKEVATLEGLSMAQAAKNSGGIVIAQVEKVVKSGTLKPKEVKIPGIYVDAVVVSNGENNMQTFGEKYNPAFSGEVFISLDGENKMSLDERKIISRRAAMEITPSSIVNLGIGVPEGVAVVANEEKIGDTMVLTVESGPIGGTPASGLNFGASSNAECIIDQAYQFDFYDGGGLDIAFLGLAQCDKKGNINVSKFGPKIAGCGGFINITQNAKKVVYCGTFTASGLKIKIENNALVIEKEGKIKKFIDKVEQITFSGEYASDLGEKVLYVTERAVFELGKRGLVLTEIAPGVDLKKDIIDQMEFKPIISNNLKLMDKRIFNEEPMNLNI from the coding sequence ATGTATAAAGTAAAAACACTTAAAGAGGCTATAAATATGATTAAAGATAATTCTACAGTAGCAGTTGGTGGATTCATAGGTGCAGGTCATGCAGAAGAAGTAACATTAGGAATAGAGAAAGAATACTTGGAAAATGGTCATCCAAGAAATTTAACTCTTGTTTATGCAGCAGGTCAAGGGGATTCTAAGGAAAGAGGATTAAATCACTTTGGATATGAAGGTCTTGTAAAAAGGGTTATAGGAGGACATTGGGGGTTAGCACCTAAGCTACAGAAACTAGCTATTGAAAATAAAATAGAGGCATATAATTTGCCACAAGGAACAATAACTCATTTATTAAGAGATATAGCGGCAAAGAAAATAGGTACTTTAACTCATGTTGGATTAAAAACATTTGTAGATCCTAGAATTGAAGGAGGAAAACTAAATAGTAAGACTACTGAAGATATAGTTAAATTAGTTGAAATAGATGGATGTGAGAGACTTTTATATAAAGCTTTTCCAATAGATGTTGCAATAATTAAAGCAACTTTTGCTGATGAAAGAGGGAATTTATCTTTACAAAAAGAGGTAGCTACATTAGAAGGATTATCTATGGCTCAAGCAGCTAAAAATTCTGGAGGAATAGTTATTGCTCAAGTTGAAAAGGTTGTCAAATCAGGAACATTAAAACCTAAGGAGGTTAAAATACCAGGAATATATGTTGATGCTGTTGTAGTATCTAATGGAGAAAATAATATGCAAACTTTTGGAGAAAAATATAATCCTGCTTTTAGTGGGGAAGTTTTCATTTCATTAGATGGAGAAAATAAAATGTCATTAGATGAAAGAAAAATAATATCAAGAAGAGCAGCTATGGAAATAACACCATCATCAATAGTTAACTTAGGCATAGGAGTACCAGAGGGAGTTGCAGTAGTAGCAAATGAAGAGAAAATAGGGGATACTATGGTACTAACAGTTGAATCAGGACCAATAGGAGGAACACCAGCTAGTGGTTTGAATTTTGGTGCTTCAAGTAATGCTGAATGTATAATAGATCAAGCTTATCAGTTTGATTTTTATGATGGAGGAGGATTAGATATAGCATTTTTAGGACTTGCTCAATGTGATAAGAAAGGAAATATAAATGTAAGTAAATTTGGCCCTAAAATAGCTGGATGTGGAGGATTTATAAATATAACTCAAAATGCTAAAAAAGTAGTTTATTGCGGAACATTTACTGCTAGTGGATTAAAAATAAAGATTGAAAATAATGCTTTAGTAATTGAAAAAGAAGGTAAGATAAAGAAATTCATAGATAAAGTTGAGCAAATTACATTTAGTGGTGAATATGCAAGTGATTTAGGAGAAAAAGTACTTTATGTAACAGAAAGAGCTGTTTTTGAACTTGGAAAGAGAGGACTAGTTCTTACTGAAATTGCTCCAGGTGTAGATTTGAAGAAAGATATAATAGATCAAATGGAATTTAAGCCTATAATATCTAATAATTTAAAACTTATGGATAAAAGAATTTTTAATGAAGAGCCTATGAATTTAAATATATAA
- a CDS encoding response regulator transcription factor, with protein MKRIFFVEDDLSLINGLSFAIKKQGYEIDIARTSLEAKKLWMDRKYDLVILDVSLPDGSGYDLCKYIRKTSKVPIIFLTAADEETDIIMGLDIGGDDYITKPFKLAVFLSRINALLRRSDNFNEADTELNSNGIKVQLLKREVYNNGIQIYLTASEYKLLCLFIENPDIVLSPEQILSKLWDCDEKYIDSNTLTVYIRRLRTKIEDNPGQPQKIVTVRRMGYKWNTIN; from the coding sequence ATGAAACGTATTTTCTTTGTTGAAGATGACTTAAGTTTAATAAATGGTTTATCTTTTGCTATTAAAAAGCAAGGATACGAAATAGATATTGCACGTACAAGCCTTGAAGCGAAAAAATTATGGATGGACAGGAAATATGATTTAGTTATTTTAGACGTATCACTTCCTGATGGCAGCGGTTATGATTTATGTAAATACATTCGTAAAACATCAAAAGTGCCAATTATATTTCTTACTGCGGCTGATGAAGAAACGGACATTATCATGGGGCTTGATATAGGTGGCGATGATTACATAACAAAGCCTTTCAAACTGGCGGTGTTTCTGTCAAGGATTAATGCTCTGCTTCGCAGAAGCGATAATTTTAATGAAGCAGATACAGAATTAAACTCTAATGGTATAAAAGTACAACTATTAAAAAGAGAAGTCTATAATAATGGAATACAAATTTACTTAACTGCCAGCGAATATAAATTGTTATGCCTTTTTATAGAAAACCCGGATATTGTTCTTTCACCGGAACAGATTTTAAGCAAACTTTGGGATTGTGATGAAAAATATATAGATAGCAATACCCTTACTGTATATATCCGTAGACTTCGCACAAAAATTGAAGATAACCCCGGTCAACCACAAAAAATAGTAACAGTTCGTCGTATGGGGTACAAATGGAATACTATAAATTGA
- a CDS encoding sensor histidine kinase, producing the protein MKILVNKKIKLLFCWILLFIIAFGLLSVVFISLNVKNTALYVLVSSLSMGILILAVVYQYFKEQNKIMENAVTQIKEYISGNENARIECNDEGQLYRLFHEVNSLVSILNAHAENEKKAKKFLKDTISDISHQLKTPLAALNIYNGIIQEESKDLPTIKEFNNLSEQELDRIETLVQNLLKITKLDAGTILIEKNIENVSEMMSSIERHFLYRAEQEEKKLYLSGNDTHTLLCDRNWMIEAISNIVKNAFDHTEKGNTISIEWKQFASIIQITIKDNGYGIYPEDLHHIFKRFYRSRFSKDTQGIGLGLSLTKAIVEAHRGTIEVNSELGIGTVFTMNFLIPTKL; encoded by the coding sequence ATGAAAATACTAGTAAATAAAAAAATCAAATTACTCTTTTGTTGGATCCTACTATTTATCATAGCCTTTGGGCTACTCTCTGTTGTCTTTATAAGTTTGAATGTAAAAAATACAGCATTATATGTACTTGTATCTTCCTTATCCATGGGTATTCTCATATTAGCAGTTGTGTATCAGTATTTTAAGGAACAAAATAAAATTATGGAAAATGCCGTAACACAAATTAAAGAATATATTTCAGGAAATGAAAATGCACGAATTGAATGTAATGATGAGGGGCAGCTATATAGGCTATTCCATGAAGTAAATTCTTTAGTTTCCATTTTAAACGCCCACGCTGAAAATGAGAAAAAAGCAAAAAAGTTTTTGAAAGATACCATATCTGATATTTCCCATCAACTAAAAACCCCACTTGCTGCCCTCAATATATATAACGGAATTATTCAGGAAGAATCAAAAGACTTACCAACAATCAAGGAATTTAATAATCTTTCAGAGCAAGAGCTTGACAGAATAGAAACTCTTGTACAAAACCTCTTAAAAATCACAAAACTTGATGCAGGAACAATCTTGATAGAAAAAAACATAGAAAATGTATCTGAAATGATGAGCAGTATCGAAAGGCACTTTTTATATCGTGCAGAGCAAGAAGAAAAGAAACTATATCTTTCCGGTAATGATACCCACACTTTATTATGCGACCGTAACTGGATGATTGAAGCAATCAGTAATATTGTAAAAAATGCCTTTGACCATACAGAGAAAGGTAATACTATTTCTATTGAATGGAAACAGTTTGCGTCTATTATTCAAATTACCATAAAAGATAATGGCTATGGTATCTATCCAGAGGATTTACATCATATTTTTAAAAGATTTTATCGTAGTCGCTTTTCAAAAGATACTCAAGGCATCGGACTTGGGCTTTCACTTACAAAGGCTATTGTTGAAGCACACAGGGGAACAATTGAGGTTAACAGCGAATTAGGCATTGGTACAGTTTTTACAATGAACTTTTTAATTCCTACAAAATTGTAG
- a CDS encoding ABC transporter ATP-binding protein has translation MNLLEVKSISKTYGSGESAVHALKDATFSVPKGEFVAIVGESGSGKSTLLNMVGALDTPSSGKVFIDGKNIFAMKDSNLTIFRRRNIGFIFQGFNLIPELSVEQNIIFPLLLDYQKPDKKYLEELLTVLNLKERRHHLPSQLSGGQQQRVAIGRALITRPSLILADEPTGNLDTQNSSEVITLLKEAAKKYEQTIVMITHSRSISQTADRILQVSDGVLTDFGRCRE, from the coding sequence ATGAATTTATTAGAAGTTAAATCAATTTCTAAAACTTATGGCAGTGGTGAATCTGCTGTACACGCATTAAAAGATGCTACTTTTTCCGTTCCAAAAGGTGAATTTGTGGCAATTGTTGGAGAATCTGGCTCTGGAAAAAGTACACTTTTGAATATGGTAGGTGCTCTTGATACTCCAAGTTCCGGTAAAGTATTTATTGACGGTAAAAATATTTTTGCAATGAAAGACAGCAACTTAACAATCTTTCGTCGTAGAAATATCGGATTTATTTTTCAGGGCTTTAATTTAATTCCAGAATTGAGTGTTGAGCAGAATATTATATTCCCTTTATTACTTGATTATCAGAAGCCTGACAAAAAATACTTGGAAGAATTACTTACGGTGCTTAATCTAAAAGAACGCCGCCATCACTTACCAAGTCAATTATCTGGGGGACAACAGCAACGTGTAGCCATAGGCCGTGCTCTTATTACGCGACCATCACTTATCCTTGCCGATGAGCCAACAGGTAATTTAGATACACAAAATAGCAGCGAAGTAATTACTTTACTAAAAGAAGCTGCAAAAAAATATGAACAAACTATTGTTATGATTACCCATAGTCGAAGTATCTCACAAACCGCAGATAGAATACTACAAGTGTCAGATGGCGTATTAACCGATTTTGGGAGGTGCCGTGAATGA
- a CDS encoding ABC transporter permease encodes MKSYLSLIPISAKVHKRQNRMTLLCIIFAVLLVTSVFSMADMGVRMEKAKLLSKHGSESLQGLSSNGMAQTLYSTALVLFVLILISGVLMISSSINSSVAQRTKFFGMMRCIGMSKPQIIRFVRLESLNWCKTAVPIGVILGIIITWVLCASLRFLVGEEFSDMPVLGISLIGIISGIIVGIVTVLIAAGVPAKRAAKVSPITAVSGNSENIKNITHGVNTHFSKIEIALGIHHAVSAKKNLILITSSFALSIILFLSFSVLIEFVDFLMPQLSNASDINISSNENSNSIDSELLDKISNMEGVEHVFGRRNYLDMPAQLNKANTPPSMIDIISYDDFDLDCLTKDKQLKKGSDISKVYGNTNYVLATWDKDSSLNIGDKIQVGNEELEIAGLLKFDLFSSDGNTNGKTTIITSGKTFKRLTGINNYSLIMIQTTKNVTDENVEAIRNVVGGEYTFSDQRDQRTTSTYMAFLFFVYGFLAIIVLVTVLNIMNSISMSVSARIKQYGSMRAVGMDEHQITKMIAAEAFTYALSGCIVGCVIGLFISKMLYTILITSHFSYATWSVPLIPLTIILLFVFVAAIAAVYTPSKRIRNISVTETINEL; translated from the coding sequence ATGAAAAGCTATCTAAGCCTAATTCCAATTTCTGCAAAAGTACATAAACGACAAAACCGTATGACGCTACTGTGTATCATCTTTGCCGTACTTTTGGTAACGTCTGTTTTCAGCATGGCAGACATGGGTGTTAGAATGGAGAAAGCAAAGTTACTAAGCAAGCATGGCAGTGAATCACTTCAAGGATTGAGCAGCAATGGAATGGCTCAGACACTATATTCTACTGCTTTAGTATTGTTTGTTCTGATACTTATTTCAGGAGTACTTATGATTTCAAGCAGCATAAACAGTAGCGTTGCTCAAAGGACAAAATTCTTTGGGATGATGCGATGTATTGGAATGAGTAAACCACAAATTATCCGTTTTGTAAGACTGGAATCTCTTAATTGGTGCAAAACTGCAGTTCCCATAGGTGTTATACTTGGAATTATAATCACATGGGTGTTATGTGCTTCATTACGCTTTCTTGTAGGAGAAGAGTTTTCTGATATGCCTGTTTTGGGAATCAGCCTAATTGGTATTATTAGTGGAATTATTGTTGGAATTGTTACAGTTCTCATTGCTGCAGGCGTTCCTGCTAAACGAGCTGCTAAAGTATCTCCTATAACAGCAGTATCAGGTAATTCAGAAAACATAAAAAATATAACTCATGGTGTGAATACACATTTTTCAAAAATTGAAATTGCCCTTGGTATTCATCATGCAGTATCAGCAAAGAAAAATTTGATACTTATAACAAGTTCCTTTGCGCTTAGTATTATACTTTTTTTGAGTTTTTCTGTTTTAATAGAATTCGTTGATTTCCTTATGCCTCAGTTATCTAATGCTTCTGACATCAATATTTCAAGTAATGAAAATTCAAACTCTATAGACAGTGAGTTACTTGATAAAATTAGTAACATGGAAGGGGTAGAACATGTTTTTGGTCGTAGGAACTATCTTGATATGCCAGCACAATTAAACAAAGCTAATACGCCGCCAAGTATGATTGACATTATATCCTATGATGATTTTGATTTAGATTGCCTTACTAAGGATAAACAGCTTAAAAAAGGTAGCGATATTTCAAAAGTGTATGGAAACACTAATTATGTACTTGCAACTTGGGATAAGGATAGTTCTTTAAATATAGGCGATAAAATACAAGTAGGAAATGAGGAACTTGAAATTGCAGGTTTATTGAAATTTGACCTATTTAGCAGTGATGGCAATACAAACGGAAAAACAACTATCATTACTTCTGGAAAAACCTTTAAACGCCTAACTGGTATAAATAATTATTCACTTATCATGATACAAACCACAAAAAATGTAACAGACGAGAATGTAGAAGCAATTCGCAATGTAGTTGGTGGAGAGTACACATTTAGTGACCAACGTGATCAGCGTACTACTAGCACATATATGGCATTTTTATTCTTTGTATATGGATTTTTAGCAATTATTGTTTTAGTTACTGTATTAAATATTATGAACAGTATTTCTATGAGTGTATCTGCAAGAATAAAGCAATATGGATCCATGCGTGCTGTTGGTATGGACGAACATCAAATTACTAAAATGATAGCTGCTGAAGCATTTACCTATGCTTTATCTGGTTGTATCGTCGGTTGTGTAATTGGATTATTTATTAGTAAGATGTTATATACCATTCTTATTACATCTCATTTCAGCTACGCTACTTGGAGTGTACCCCTTATTCCATTAACGATAATTCTTTTGTTTGTTTTTGTAGCTGCTATTGCTGCTGTCTACACTCCGTCAAAACGTATTAGAAATATATCAGTAACGGAAACTATAAATGAATTATAA
- a CDS encoding sigma-54 interaction domain-containing protein → MELMRDGVYFDILNTIMDSVNEWVVVVNKDARITMMSKSYKEFLGDFTPEGKLVTDVIENTKMHEIVKSGKTIAGDIQYIRGNRMIAIRVPIKRDGVVIGAVGKVMFKDISDYYSLGKQIAKLERAVEYCKSELGHERAAKYFFSDIVGKSKENLKVKEIALRAARTKSNVLIIGESGTGKELLAHAIHNASDRRGKPFVKINCAAIPGELLESELFGYEEGAFTGAKKCGKKGKFELANNGTILLDEIGDMPMASQAKLLRVLQDREIEKVGGNIVKKIDVRVISSTNKNLKKAIEDGTFREDLYYRLNVINIKVPPLRMRKDDIDALVNVLRRKIADKLGIYVEGISKEAINILKDYNWPGNIRELENVIESSINMLESDVYIGKDHLPEKLIRSSKSIYIKSSEKKFLKDIVAEVEKKVILDCLNSVQWNKNKAAKILGISRVGLYKKIEYYNLIDDNFKYM, encoded by the coding sequence ATGGAACTTATGAGAGATGGTGTGTATTTTGATATTCTTAATACAATAATGGATTCAGTTAATGAATGGGTAGTTGTAGTTAATAAGGATGCTAGAATTACAATGATGAGTAAATCGTATAAGGAGTTTCTAGGTGATTTTACTCCAGAGGGTAAACTTGTAACAGATGTAATAGAGAATACAAAAATGCACGAAATAGTTAAAAGTGGCAAGACCATAGCAGGAGATATTCAATATATAAGAGGAAATAGAATGATTGCTATAAGAGTTCCAATTAAGAGAGATGGAGTAGTTATAGGTGCCGTAGGTAAAGTAATGTTTAAGGATATCAGTGATTACTATTCTTTGGGAAAGCAAATAGCAAAATTAGAAAGAGCTGTAGAATATTGTAAAAGTGAATTAGGTCATGAAAGAGCAGCAAAATATTTCTTCTCAGATATAGTAGGTAAATCAAAAGAAAATCTCAAGGTTAAAGAAATAGCATTAAGAGCAGCAAGAACAAAATCTAATGTTCTAATAATTGGGGAAAGTGGAACAGGAAAAGAACTTTTGGCTCATGCAATACATAATGCAAGTGATAGAAGAGGAAAGCCATTTGTAAAGATAAATTGTGCAGCCATACCTGGAGAGCTATTAGAATCAGAGCTTTTTGGATATGAAGAAGGAGCTTTTACAGGAGCAAAGAAGTGTGGAAAAAAAGGAAAATTTGAATTAGCTAATAATGGAACAATACTTTTAGATGAAATTGGAGATATGCCTATGGCATCTCAAGCAAAATTACTTAGGGTATTGCAAGATAGAGAAATAGAAAAGGTAGGAGGGAATATTGTTAAAAAAATAGATGTAAGAGTTATCTCTTCTACTAATAAAAACCTAAAAAAAGCTATAGAAGATGGTACATTTAGAGAAGATTTATATTATAGATTAAATGTTATAAATATTAAAGTGCCGCCTTTAAGAATGAGAAAAGATGATATAGACGCATTAGTTAACGTATTAAGAAGGAAAATTGCTGATAAGCTTGGAATATATGTGGAAGGTATTTCTAAAGAGGCAATTAATATTTTAAAAGATTATAATTGGCCAGGAAATATAAGAGAACTTGAAAATGTTATTGAGAGTTCAATAAATATGCTAGAATCAGATGTATATATTGGCAAAGACCATTTACCAGAAAAGCTTATAAGAAGTAGTAAGAGTATTTATATAAAAAGTAGTGAAAAAAAGTTTTTAAAAGATATAGTTGCAGAAGTTGAAAAGAAGGTAATATTAGATTGTCTTAATAGTGTTCAATGGAATAAGAATAAGGCAGCTAAAATCTTAGGAATAAGCAGAGTTGGATTATATAAAAAAATAGAATATTATAATTTAATTGATGATAACTTTAAATACATGTAA
- a CDS encoding MaoC family dehydratase: MRGLRLNELKIGDKDFFQKTISESDVYLYAGITGDLNSAHINEVEAEKSMFKGRIVHGMLTAGLISTALGMKLPGPGTIYLGQELKFTAPVRFGDTIKAEIEVIEKNEEKNIIKLKTTCTNQDNKIVLTGIATAMPPK, encoded by the coding sequence ATGAGAGGGTTAAGACTTAATGAATTAAAAATAGGTGATAAGGATTTTTTTCAAAAAACTATAAGTGAATCAGATGTATATTTATATGCAGGAATAACAGGTGATTTAAATTCAGCACATATTAATGAAGTTGAAGCTGAAAAAAGTATGTTTAAGGGAAGAATAGTACATGGGATGCTTACAGCTGGATTAATATCTACTGCTTTAGGTATGAAGTTACCTGGACCAGGAACAATATATCTAGGACAAGAATTGAAATTTACAGCGCCAGTTAGATTTGGAGATACAATAAAAGCTGAAATTGAGGTTATAGAAAAGAATGAAGAAAAAAATATAATTAAATTGAAAACAACTTGCACAAATCAAGATAATAAGATTGTCTTAACAGGAATTGCTACAGCAATGCCACCTAAATAA
- a CDS encoding helix-turn-helix transcriptional regulator translates to MKEELVLKNRLKETRAERKLSQTQLAEMVGVSRNTISSIETGQFNPTAKLALILCIALDKKFEELFYFH, encoded by the coding sequence ATGAAAGAAGAATTAGTATTAAAAAATCGTTTAAAGGAAACTCGTGCTGAAAGAAAATTATCCCAAACACAGCTTGCAGAGATGGTAGGGGTTTCACGTAACACAATTAGCTCTATAGAAACAGGACAATTTAATCCAACTGCTAAACTTGCTCTTATTTTATGTATTGCATTAGATAAGAAGTTTGAAGAACTATTTTATTTTCATTGA
- a CDS encoding DUF6442 family protein, with the protein MNKEEILSKSRQENKDEGVEFIENEGRKVGYNVFCIVFIFIVVFNSFIGEQSYAVFALFSVFMAGESIPKYKLTHKKIDLIIMIVSAIAAIISLVSFVLASLR; encoded by the coding sequence ATGAATAAAGAAGAGATTTTAAGTAAGAGCCGACAAGAAAATAAAGATGAAGGTGTAGAGTTTATTGAAAATGAAGGACGTAAAGTAGGATATAATGTATTTTGTATTGTATTTATTTTTATTGTAGTATTTAATTCATTTATTGGAGAACAAAGTTATGCAGTATTTGCATTGTTTTCAGTATTCATGGCTGGGGAGTCTATTCCAAAGTATAAATTAACTCATAAAAAGATAGATCTTATAATAATGATAGTTAGTGCAATTGCAGCAATTATTTCATTAGTAAGTTTTGTATTAGCATCATTGAGGTAA
- a CDS encoding peptide chain release factor 3, with protein sequence MADYIKEIEKRRTFAIISHPDAGKTTLTEKFLLYGGAIRLAGSVKARKASKHAVSDWMEIEKQRGISVTSSVMQFNYNDHCINILDTPGHQDFSEDTYRTLMAADSAVMVVDAAKGVEDQTRKLFQVASLREMPIFTFVNKMDREAKDPFQLLEDIESELGIKTYPMNWPIGSGKEFKGVYERDNNRIIAFDGGDHGQSEVQAIEGAVDDPKFREILGEALHDKLMEDIELLDIAGDDFDIEKVRTGELTPVFFGSALTNFGVEPFLEHFLEMTTAPLSRNSSIGEIDPFDDKFSAFVFKIQANMNKAHRDRIAFMRICSGKFNKGEDVMHMQGGKKIKLAQPQQFMAQDREIVEEAYAGDIIGVFDPGIFSIGDTLCSPSKKFKFEGIPTFAPEHFARVRPVDTMKRKQFVKGVTQIAQEGAIQVFKELYIGMEEIIVGVVGVLQFEVLEYRLKNEYNVDIKMDRLPFRYVRWIENKDVDVEKLNLTSDAKKVKDLRDRNIIIFQNDWGINWALEHNKGLILSGVGKSEE encoded by the coding sequence TTGGCAGATTATATAAAGGAAATAGAAAAAAGAAGAACCTTTGCTATAATATCTCACCCAGATGCAGGTAAGACAACATTAACGGAAAAGTTCCTATTATATGGAGGAGCTATAAGACTTGCAGGGTCAGTTAAAGCTAGAAAGGCTTCTAAACATGCAGTATCTGACTGGATGGAAATTGAAAAACAAAGGGGTATTTCAGTTACTTCATCAGTTATGCAATTTAACTATAATGATCATTGCATTAATATATTAGATACACCAGGTCACCAAGATTTCTCAGAGGATACATATAGAACTTTAATGGCTGCTGATAGTGCTGTTATGGTTGTAGATGCTGCTAAAGGGGTGGAAGATCAAACAAGAAAACTTTTCCAAGTTGCATCATTAAGAGAAATGCCAATATTTACTTTTGTAAATAAGATGGATAGAGAAGCAAAAGATCCATTCCAATTACTAGAAGATATAGAAAGTGAGCTTGGGATTAAAACCTATCCAATGAACTGGCCAATAGGTTCAGGTAAGGAATTTAAAGGTGTTTATGAAAGAGATAACAATAGAATAATAGCTTTTGATGGAGGAGATCACGGTCAAAGTGAAGTTCAAGCTATAGAAGGAGCTGTAGATGATCCTAAATTTAGAGAGATTTTAGGAGAAGCTCTTCATGATAAGTTAATGGAAGACATTGAACTTTTAGATATAGCTGGAGATGATTTTGATATAGAAAAGGTTAGAACAGGAGAATTAACACCAGTATTCTTTGGTTCTGCTTTAACAAACTTTGGTGTTGAACCATTCTTAGAGCATTTCTTAGAAATGACTACAGCACCTTTATCAAGAAACTCAAGTATAGGAGAAATAGATCCTTTTGATGATAAGTTCTCAGCTTTTGTATTTAAGATACAAGCAAATATGAATAAAGCTCATAGAGATAGAATTGCATTTATGAGAATATGTTCAGGTAAGTTTAATAAAGGTGAAGATGTAATGCATATGCAAGGTGGTAAGAAGATTAAGCTTGCGCAACCACAACAATTTATGGCTCAAGATAGAGAAATAGTTGAAGAAGCGTATGCAGGAGATATAATCGGGGTGTTTGATCCAGGTATATTCTCAATAGGAGATACATTATGTTCACCTTCAAAGAAATTTAAATTTGAAGGAATTCCAACATTTGCTCCAGAACATTTTGCTAGAGTTAGACCTGTAGATACAATGAAGAGAAAACAATTCGTTAAAGGTGTTACACAAATAGCTCAAGAAGGTGCAATCCAAGTATTTAAGGAACTATACATAGGTATGGAAGAAATAATAGTTGGTGTTGTAGGTGTTCTTCAATTTGAAGTTTTAGAGTATAGATTAAAGAATGAATATAATGTAGATATTAAAATGGATAGACTTCCATTTAGATATGTTAGATGGATTGAAAATAAAGATGTTGATGTTGAAAAGTTAAACTTAACATCAGATGCTAAGAAGGTTAAGGACTTAAGAGATAGAAATATTATAATATTCCAAAATGACTGGGGTATTAATTGGGCATTAGAGCACAATAAAGGTCTTATACTTTCTGGTGTAGGAAAAAGTGAAGAATAA
- the ahpC gene encoding alkyl hydroperoxide reductase subunit C, producing the protein MSLIGKQIPEFKVEAYHNGDFTEVTTSDVKGKWGVFFFYPADFTFVCPTELGDLADNYEKFKEIGCEVYSVSTDTHFVHKAWADASETIAKIQYPMLGDPTGNLTRGFDVMIEEEGLALRGTFIVNPEGEIKAYEVHDLGIGRNAEELLRKVQAAQFVAEHGDQVCPAKWTPGAETLVPSLDLVGKL; encoded by the coding sequence ATGTCATTAATAGGAAAACAAATACCAGAATTTAAGGTTGAAGCATATCACAATGGAGATTTTACAGAGGTTACAACTTCTGATGTTAAAGGTAAATGGGGAGTATTCTTCTTCTATCCAGCAGACTTTACATTTGTTTGCCCAACAGAATTAGGAGATTTAGCAGATAACTATGAAAAGTTTAAAGAAATTGGATGTGAAGTTTATTCAGTATCTACTGATACTCACTTTGTTCATAAAGCATGGGCTGATGCTTCAGAAACAATAGCTAAAATTCAATACCCAATGCTTGGAGATCCAACAGGAAATCTTACTAGAGGTTTTGATGTTATGATTGAAGAAGAAGGTTTAGCTTTAAGAGGAACTTTCATTGTTAATCCAGAAGGAGAAATCAAAGCTTACGAAGTTCACGATTTAGGAATTGGAAGAAATGCTGAAGAATTATTAAGAAAAGTTCAAGCTGCTCAATTCGTAGCTGAACACGGAGATCAAGTTTGTCCAGCTAAGTGGACTCCAGGCGCTGAAACTTTAGTTCCAAGCTTAGATTTAGTAGGTAAACTATAA